Proteins from one Geomonas agri genomic window:
- a CDS encoding DUF4337 domain-containing protein — MSELNNLQERLDYSEAKNALNNWVAIAVALISVFMAVCKVKDDNIVQAMLQAKSDQVDAWNEYQAKKLKQHLAELGLNQVSALESLAPGKVSAPLAAQQKQYSDNIARYKVEEAKLADKANGLGKQYDDLNYRDDQFDLSDATLAVSLAMLAITSLTGKRKLLYLALAFAAFGMVMGIAGLFGLALHPTALVKALS, encoded by the coding sequence ATGTCAGAACTGAACAACTTGCAAGAACGTCTCGACTACTCCGAAGCGAAGAATGCCCTCAACAACTGGGTCGCCATCGCAGTGGCGCTCATCTCGGTGTTCATGGCGGTGTGCAAGGTGAAGGACGACAACATCGTCCAGGCCATGCTGCAGGCAAAATCGGACCAGGTTGATGCCTGGAACGAGTACCAGGCCAAGAAACTGAAGCAGCACCTGGCCGAGCTGGGACTGAACCAGGTATCGGCCCTCGAGTCCCTGGCGCCGGGGAAGGTTTCGGCACCCCTGGCGGCCCAGCAGAAACAGTACAGCGACAACATCGCCCGCTACAAGGTGGAGGAAGCCAAGCTCGCCGACAAGGCCAACGGCCTGGGCAAGCAGTACGACGACTTAAACTACCGCGACGACCAGTTCGACCTCTCCGACGCCACCCTGGCGGTCTCGCTCGCAATGCTGGCCATCACCTCGCTGACCGGGAAAAGGAAACTCCTCTACCTGGCGCTGGCCTTCGCAGCTTTCGGCATGGTCATGGGGATCGCCGGCCTTTTCGGCTTGGCGCTGCACCCGACCGCCCTGGTCAAGGCCCTTTCCTAA
- the mgtA gene encoding magnesium-translocating P-type ATPase, whose translation MFSNIPTGRSAKQQAPAQRATAPKTAIQGACERRLVELCSMSVRDTLKELDTKAKEGLSTEEAEKRLDEYGANELAHAKRLSVLADLLERCKSPLVIQLLVIAVLSGAVGETKSAAIVTAMIILSVGLSFILDRRSGQAVEALGKRVQSRTLVLRDGEETEIRISDVVPGDIVLLMAGSIIPADVRLLSAKDFFVSQSALTGESMPVEKSALVDKEHEAGLSAWELPNACYLGSSVNSGSARAVVVNTGVRTLFGSISASLAEKPEETSFDKGTRSFTWLMIRFMLVMTAAVFMIVGMTKGNWVDALLFGLSIAVGLTPEMLPMIVTVNLAKGALTMAAKKVIIKRLPSIQNFGAIDILCTDKTGTLTQDKVVLEKYVDLTGRTSEDVLTYAYLNSHYQTGLRNLIDRAILDHTDMNVQLCRLVDELPFDFQRRRMSVVVDFEDDHVLICKGAVEEIYECCSHYQIGEEVYPLFDMIRDNLFEEVERHNRDGFRVLAIAYREFPREKTQFEVKDESQMILLGFIAFFDPPKAQASEALGLLQEAGVRVKVLTGDNGLVTQRVCTNVGLKADRMLTGAELSRISPEDFAAVVQDVDIFVKLSPAQKEQIVRSLRASGHVVGFLGDGINDAPALKAADVGISVDSGVDVAKETADIVLLEKSLLVLEEGIMEGRRVFANIVKYIRMGASSNFGNMFSVMGASYLLPFLPMQPVQILTNNLLYDFSQTGIPTDRVDPELVAKPLKWNIENIKRFMFCVGPISSLFDYATFALMWYVFGCAAYNAPGVTALQQEGLAKLFQTGWFVESLLTQTLIVHIIRTRRIPFFGSCASLPMTLTTLGIMAIGAWLPYSPFAAALNLVPLPPVYWVWIIGFLVAYSVLTHFVKTWFFNRFGGD comes from the coding sequence ATGTTTTCCAATATACCCACCGGGCGCTCCGCGAAGCAGCAGGCTCCCGCCCAGCGTGCGACGGCGCCGAAGACCGCCATCCAGGGGGCATGCGAACGCCGCCTGGTCGAGCTCTGCTCCATGTCGGTGCGCGACACGCTGAAGGAGCTCGACACCAAGGCCAAGGAAGGGCTCAGCACCGAGGAGGCCGAAAAGCGCCTCGACGAGTACGGCGCCAACGAACTGGCCCACGCCAAGCGCCTCAGCGTCCTGGCCGACCTTTTGGAGCGCTGCAAGAGTCCGCTCGTCATCCAGCTCCTGGTGATCGCCGTTCTTTCCGGCGCCGTCGGCGAGACCAAGTCCGCCGCCATCGTCACCGCCATGATCATCCTGAGCGTCGGACTTTCCTTCATTCTGGACCGCCGCTCCGGTCAGGCGGTCGAGGCGCTGGGCAAGAGGGTGCAGTCGCGCACCCTGGTCTTGAGAGACGGCGAGGAGACCGAGATCCGCATCTCGGACGTGGTCCCTGGCGACATCGTGCTCCTCATGGCGGGCTCCATCATCCCCGCCGACGTGCGGCTCCTCTCCGCCAAGGACTTCTTTGTCAGCCAGTCCGCGCTCACCGGCGAATCGATGCCGGTGGAAAAAAGCGCGCTGGTGGACAAAGAGCACGAGGCAGGGCTCTCTGCCTGGGAGCTTCCCAACGCCTGCTACCTGGGCTCCAGTGTCAACAGCGGCTCGGCTCGCGCCGTCGTGGTCAACACCGGCGTGCGCACCTTGTTCGGCTCCATCTCCGCCTCGCTCGCCGAGAAGCCAGAGGAGACCAGCTTCGACAAGGGGACCCGCTCCTTCACCTGGCTCATGATCCGCTTCATGCTGGTGATGACCGCCGCGGTCTTCATGATCGTCGGCATGACCAAGGGGAACTGGGTAGATGCCCTCCTCTTCGGCCTCTCCATCGCCGTCGGCCTCACCCCGGAAATGCTCCCGATGATCGTGACCGTCAACCTCGCCAAGGGCGCACTCACCATGGCGGCCAAGAAGGTCATCATCAAGCGGCTCCCCTCGATCCAGAACTTCGGCGCCATCGACATCCTGTGCACCGACAAGACCGGCACCCTCACCCAGGACAAGGTCGTCCTTGAGAAGTATGTCGACCTGACCGGACGCACCAGCGAGGACGTCCTCACCTACGCCTACCTGAACAGCCACTACCAGACCGGGCTTAGGAACCTGATCGACCGCGCCATCCTCGATCACACCGACATGAACGTGCAGCTCTGCCGCCTGGTGGACGAGCTTCCCTTCGACTTCCAGCGCCGGCGCATGTCGGTGGTGGTTGACTTCGAGGATGACCACGTGCTCATCTGCAAGGGTGCGGTGGAGGAGATCTACGAGTGCTGCAGCCACTACCAGATCGGCGAGGAGGTCTATCCTCTATTCGACATGATCAGGGACAACCTGTTCGAGGAAGTGGAGCGCCACAATCGCGACGGTTTCCGCGTCCTCGCCATCGCATACCGCGAGTTCCCGCGCGAGAAGACCCAGTTCGAGGTGAAGGACGAGTCGCAGATGATCCTTTTGGGCTTCATCGCCTTCTTCGATCCGCCCAAGGCGCAGGCCAGCGAGGCGCTCGGGCTATTGCAGGAAGCCGGGGTGCGGGTTAAAGTCCTGACCGGCGACAACGGCCTGGTCACCCAGAGGGTCTGCACCAACGTTGGCCTCAAGGCCGACCGTATGCTGACCGGCGCCGAGCTCTCGCGCATCAGCCCTGAGGATTTCGCCGCCGTGGTGCAGGACGTGGACATCTTCGTGAAGCTCTCCCCCGCCCAGAAGGAGCAGATCGTGCGCAGCCTGCGCGCCAGCGGCCACGTGGTCGGCTTCCTGGGAGACGGCATCAACGACGCCCCGGCACTGAAAGCTGCCGACGTCGGCATCTCCGTCGACTCCGGTGTCGACGTCGCCAAGGAGACCGCCGACATCGTGCTCCTGGAGAAGAGCCTCCTGGTGCTCGAAGAGGGGATCATGGAAGGGCGCCGGGTGTTCGCCAACATCGTCAAGTACATCCGGATGGGGGCCTCCTCCAACTTCGGCAACATGTTCTCGGTGATGGGGGCGAGCTACCTGCTCCCCTTCCTCCCCATGCAACCAGTGCAGATCCTGACCAACAACCTCCTGTACGACTTCTCCCAGACCGGGATCCCGACCGACCGCGTCGACCCGGAACTGGTGGCCAAGCCGCTCAAGTGGAATATCGAGAACATCAAGCGCTTCATGTTCTGCGTCGGCCCGATCAGTTCGCTCTTCGACTACGCGACCTTCGCGCTGATGTGGTACGTTTTCGGGTGCGCCGCCTACAACGCACCCGGCGTTACCGCACTGCAGCAGGAGGGGCTCGCCAAGCTGTTCCAGACCGGGTGGTTCGTGGAGTCGCTGTTGACCCAGACCCTGATCGTGCACATCATCAGGACCCGCCGCATCCCGTTCTTCGGCAGCTGCGCCTCGCTCCCCATGACCCTGACCACCCTGGGCATCATGGCTATCGGCGCCTGGCTCCCCTATTCCCCCTTCGCCGCGGCGCTCAACCTGGTGCCGCTGCCGCCGGTCTACTGGGTCTGGATCATCGGGTTCCTGGTGGCCTACTCGGTACTGACCCACTTCGTGAAGACTTGGTTCTTCAACCGCTTTGGAGGTGACTGA
- a CDS encoding sigma 54-interacting transcriptional regulator, which produces MAAISSETISGIRLFNGLNQHDLERIAQRLELRDFAAGDVILARSEPAQELYVILSGRIRVELLDRSGQILNLTELGIGNVIGERAILTDEKRSADVRAITEVQAARLTRQHFEELLEGMPLLYANLSRILAAQLGSWAHRHQREESEHREVITNIIGWQLLPEFGEFPGTSQWVRLLNQRLQHLAGSRSHVLILGEPGTWKDLAARLIHFHSTGDRPVLFLDCASPPPVMGEECSASDSAQQNSLLLGLAQEAALFGHAPEGAMYARRVRRGMIELAAGGDIILRNIDCLSSAVQEELVEFMETGHFTRRGETKLRSAQVRIIATCGKPLQPLVESGKFNAVLFKKLSGETLELVPLRERKKDIPVIARSLLKSLNAKHHKQVRRLSQDALNRLVDHDWPLNASELYQVVSRAVVVCNDDEIQPEHISLQGHPFGDGRFNLLTLPAVENLARDPRFPRLLRWLTVPLFLGVTLYTLFGPPQHNAANLVAWTIGWPALLLTAFLFARGWCSFCPMEAIGEYLGVSSRVVRDPAPWLRRWGPSLSFAALVVILLLEQATGMFSYAGATGVLLSGILCATVSADLVIGRRGWCKFLCPLGRIVSLVSRISPLEMHSNHNVCLSRCRVDDCIKEKGCPMGLHPSGVDSSDHCVLCLNCVRSCPHRSMQLDLRNPTWGGFNRARRGFREALFSTTLVGVVIAAKGTPLVAGRPLEIFSRTIWSVQDYLLALAIVAGFTLLACLASATVRGTGWRAVFTTSGLAYLPLAVAGLFMIFFRALVEGGAQIVPLLVQALGLDNVLNAATLTPELGTLRLLIYPLLLLAALFSWVILAKLQRQDGLPSRALFAHRLLILAAAAVFIVIL; this is translated from the coding sequence ATGGCTGCAATCAGTTCCGAGACCATTTCGGGCATTCGCCTTTTCAACGGCCTCAACCAGCACGACCTGGAGCGCATCGCGCAGCGCCTGGAGTTGCGCGATTTCGCCGCGGGTGACGTGATCCTCGCCAGGAGCGAACCGGCGCAGGAGCTCTACGTCATCCTCTCCGGGAGGATCCGCGTCGAGCTGTTGGACCGCTCCGGGCAGATCCTCAACCTCACCGAGCTCGGCATCGGCAACGTGATTGGCGAACGGGCCATCCTCACCGACGAGAAGCGTTCCGCTGACGTGCGCGCCATCACCGAGGTCCAAGCCGCCCGGCTCACCCGGCAGCACTTCGAGGAGTTGCTGGAGGGCATGCCGCTGCTCTACGCCAACTTAAGCCGCATCCTGGCTGCACAGTTGGGGAGCTGGGCACACCGCCACCAGCGCGAGGAGAGTGAGCACCGCGAGGTGATCACCAACATCATCGGCTGGCAGCTCCTCCCCGAATTCGGCGAGTTCCCCGGCACCTCGCAGTGGGTGCGCCTTCTGAACCAGCGCCTGCAACACCTGGCTGGATCAAGGAGCCACGTCCTCATCCTAGGCGAGCCGGGGACCTGGAAGGACCTCGCCGCCCGCCTGATCCATTTCCACAGCACCGGTGACCGCCCGGTCCTCTTCCTCGACTGCGCCTCGCCGCCCCCGGTGATGGGCGAGGAATGCTCCGCCAGCGACTCCGCCCAGCAGAACTCGCTCCTTTTGGGGCTCGCCCAGGAGGCCGCCCTGTTCGGGCACGCGCCGGAAGGGGCCATGTACGCGCGCCGGGTCAGGCGCGGCATGATCGAGCTCGCCGCCGGCGGCGACATCATCCTCAGGAACATCGACTGCCTCTCCAGCGCCGTGCAGGAGGAACTGGTCGAATTCATGGAGACCGGCCACTTCACCCGCCGCGGCGAGACCAAGCTCAGAAGCGCCCAGGTGCGCATCATCGCCACCTGCGGCAAACCGCTGCAGCCCTTGGTGGAAAGCGGCAAATTCAACGCAGTGCTCTTCAAGAAGCTCTCCGGCGAGACACTGGAGCTCGTGCCGCTGCGCGAGCGCAAGAAGGACATCCCGGTCATCGCCCGGAGCCTATTGAAATCCCTGAACGCCAAGCACCACAAGCAGGTGCGCCGCCTCTCCCAGGACGCCCTGAACCGCCTGGTGGACCACGACTGGCCCCTGAACGCGAGTGAGCTGTACCAGGTCGTCTCGCGCGCGGTGGTGGTCTGCAACGACGACGAGATCCAGCCCGAGCACATCTCGCTGCAGGGGCACCCCTTCGGCGACGGGCGCTTCAACCTGCTCACCTTGCCGGCCGTGGAGAACCTGGCCCGCGACCCGCGCTTCCCGCGCCTGCTGCGCTGGCTCACCGTGCCGCTCTTTCTCGGCGTCACGCTCTACACCCTGTTCGGACCGCCCCAGCACAACGCCGCCAACCTGGTCGCCTGGACCATCGGCTGGCCCGCCCTGTTGCTCACCGCCTTCCTGTTCGCCCGCGGCTGGTGCAGCTTCTGCCCCATGGAGGCAATCGGCGAGTACCTCGGCGTCTCCAGCCGCGTGGTGCGCGACCCCGCGCCCTGGCTGCGCCGCTGGGGACCGTCGCTCTCCTTCGCCGCGCTGGTGGTGATCCTCCTTTTGGAGCAGGCCACCGGCATGTTCAGCTACGCGGGCGCGACCGGCGTGCTCCTCTCGGGGATCCTCTGCGCCACCGTGAGCGCGGACCTGGTCATCGGCCGCCGGGGGTGGTGCAAGTTCCTCTGTCCCCTGGGGCGGATCGTGAGCCTCGTGTCGCGCATCTCGCCGCTGGAGATGCACAGTAACCACAACGTCTGCTTGAGCCGCTGCCGCGTGGACGACTGCATCAAGGAGAAGGGGTGCCCGATGGGACTGCACCCCTCCGGCGTCGACAGCTCCGACCACTGCGTGCTCTGCCTGAACTGCGTCAGGAGCTGCCCGCACCGCTCCATGCAGCTCGACCTGAGAAACCCCACCTGGGGTGGCTTCAACCGGGCACGGCGCGGCTTCCGCGAGGCGCTCTTCAGCACCACCCTGGTCGGCGTGGTCATCGCCGCCAAGGGGACACCGCTGGTGGCCGGGCGCCCGTTGGAGATCTTCTCGCGCACCATCTGGAGCGTGCAGGACTACCTGCTTGCGCTGGCCATCGTGGCCGGCTTCACCCTGCTCGCCTGCCTCGCCTCCGCCACGGTGCGCGGCACCGGCTGGCGCGCGGTCTTCACCACCAGCGGCCTCGCCTATCTCCCCCTGGCAGTGGCGGGTCTCTTCATGATCTTCTTTAGGGCGCTGGTCGAGGGGGGCGCGCAGATCGTCCCGCTCCTGGTCCAAGCGCTCGGGCTCGACAACGTGCTCAATGCGGCCACGCTCACCCCGGAACTGGGCACGCTGCGCCTGCTCATCTACCCGCTGCTGCTGCTCGCCGCCCTCTTCTCCTGGGTGATCCTCGCCAAGCTGCAGCGCCAGGACGGCCTGCCGTCCCGGGCGCTCTTTGCGCACCGCCTGCTCATCCTCGCCGCCGCGGCGGTCTTCATCGTGATCCTCTAG
- a CDS encoding hybrid sensor histidine kinase/response regulator: MKHRLIQKPALAFLVLICTCLCGLVFLFSYQQARESAIARLHDEQMIHAKQAAQGIQDYFSTWTGILSSMARMKEIAAADGAGRQQMEFFYDAHREQIRSFTRVDENGIVLVSIPQREAAGRNISSQKHIQELLRTRKPVVSDVFRAVQGYDAIALHVPVYNGSRFRGSIAVVINFQNLAKRYLDVIKIGKTGHAWVISRDGTVLYSPVPEHSGQSIFTNGKGSPSLLAMARQMLQGLSGTATYTAPTNGDPHGEPARQLAVYHPIAVGNTFWSIAVASSEREILASLTAYRNRLLLAVLMLLAAGVAVSIFMARAMVIVKEEEAHREAETELKASEQRYRDLFEHNPAPMLIYERGTMEIVAVNEAFLIAYGYSMDEVLVLHLADLYPEEEKQKITQVAALLSGHTYVGEWHHRRKDGTIFPIVVTSHDVVYKGRTCRIAVVTDITERKKMEKAVEEESQFNRLLLEQSPDGIVIIDPETARFINFNSAVCRQLGYEREEFAQLSIFDVEAQETREETRERIAKIQGTGRGNFETLQRTRTGELRNIEVHAQIVNIQDHPVYYCIWRDVTEHKKLEEQLRQSQKMESVGRLAGGVAHDFNNMLGVIIGSAELCRHQLPEDTPVQKYLEHILKAAQRSSEITRQLLAFSRKEIVSPKAVNLNSQVIDAEKMLCRLIGEDIRLTFKPATSIWTVLIDPSQVDQILMNLSANSRDAMPDGGILNIETANIRLDPDYCRHHSGCSPGDYVKLTVSDTGIGMDRETREHIFEPFFTTKGLGVGTGLGLATVYGIVSQNNGFITVYSEPGHGTVFTIYLPRLPDAEADEQEVDVAIPSTGSGTVLLVEDEEMLLWTTTRMLEEMGYTVIQAQRPAQAIEICDKGEPIDLVLTDVVMPGMNGREMAERIRAVRPEVKVLFMSGYTADIVAQRGIVEEGMHYIPKPLDARKLNEKITQMLAP; this comes from the coding sequence ATGAAACATCGCCTGATCCAGAAACCGGCACTGGCATTCCTGGTGCTCATCTGTACCTGCCTGTGCGGCCTGGTCTTCCTGTTCTCGTATCAACAGGCCAGGGAGTCCGCCATCGCGCGGCTGCACGACGAGCAGATGATCCACGCCAAGCAGGCGGCACAGGGGATCCAGGACTACTTCAGCACCTGGACCGGCATCCTCAGCTCCATGGCACGCATGAAAGAAATCGCCGCGGCGGACGGGGCGGGGCGGCAGCAGATGGAGTTCTTCTACGACGCCCACCGGGAGCAAATCCGCTCCTTCACCCGCGTGGACGAAAATGGCATCGTCCTGGTCAGCATCCCGCAGCGCGAGGCGGCCGGGAGGAACATCTCCTCGCAAAAACACATCCAGGAACTGCTGCGCACCCGCAAACCGGTGGTGAGCGACGTGTTCAGGGCGGTGCAGGGGTACGACGCCATCGCCCTGCACGTACCCGTGTACAACGGGAGCCGCTTCCGGGGCAGCATCGCCGTCGTCATCAACTTCCAGAACCTCGCCAAGCGCTACCTCGACGTGATCAAGATCGGCAAGACCGGCCACGCCTGGGTGATCAGCCGCGACGGGACCGTTCTCTACTCCCCCGTCCCGGAACACAGCGGCCAGAGCATCTTTACCAACGGCAAGGGGTCCCCTTCCCTGCTCGCCATGGCGCGGCAGATGTTGCAGGGACTCTCCGGCACGGCCACCTATACCGCCCCCACGAACGGTGACCCGCACGGCGAACCGGCCCGGCAGCTCGCTGTCTACCACCCCATAGCCGTGGGTAACACCTTCTGGTCCATCGCCGTGGCGTCGTCCGAACGCGAGATTCTGGCCTCGCTTACCGCGTACCGCAACCGACTGCTGCTGGCGGTGCTGATGCTGCTGGCGGCAGGCGTGGCGGTCTCCATTTTTATGGCCAGGGCCATGGTGATCGTCAAGGAAGAAGAGGCGCACCGCGAGGCCGAGACGGAGTTGAAGGCGAGCGAGCAGAGATACCGCGACCTGTTCGAGCACAACCCGGCCCCGATGCTGATCTACGAACGCGGCACCATGGAGATCGTTGCCGTGAACGAGGCGTTCCTCATCGCCTACGGCTATAGCATGGACGAGGTACTGGTGCTGCACCTGGCCGACCTGTACCCGGAAGAGGAGAAACAAAAGATCACCCAGGTGGCGGCGCTGCTTTCCGGGCACACCTACGTCGGGGAATGGCACCATCGCCGCAAGGACGGCACCATCTTCCCTATCGTGGTCACCTCGCACGATGTCGTCTACAAGGGGAGGACCTGCCGCATAGCCGTCGTCACGGACATCACGGAGCGCAAGAAGATGGAGAAGGCGGTCGAGGAGGAGTCCCAGTTCAACCGGCTCCTCCTGGAGCAGTCCCCGGACGGTATCGTCATCATCGATCCGGAGACGGCGCGCTTCATCAACTTCAACAGCGCCGTCTGCCGGCAGCTCGGCTATGAGAGGGAAGAGTTCGCGCAGTTGTCGATCTTCGACGTGGAGGCACAGGAAACCCGCGAGGAGACCCGCGAGCGCATCGCCAAGATCCAGGGCACCGGCCGGGGTAACTTCGAGACGCTGCAGCGCACCCGCACCGGCGAGTTGAGAAACATCGAGGTGCACGCCCAGATCGTCAACATCCAGGACCACCCGGTGTACTACTGCATCTGGCGCGACGTGACCGAGCACAAGAAGCTGGAGGAACAACTGCGGCAGTCGCAGAAGATGGAATCAGTGGGGCGCCTGGCCGGCGGCGTGGCGCATGATTTCAACAACATGCTCGGCGTCATCATCGGCTCTGCGGAGCTGTGCCGGCACCAGCTGCCCGAAGATACGCCGGTCCAGAAATACCTGGAGCACATCCTGAAGGCGGCACAGCGCTCCAGCGAGATCACCCGGCAGCTTTTGGCCTTCTCCAGGAAGGAGATCGTCTCGCCCAAGGCGGTGAACCTGAACAGCCAGGTCATCGACGCCGAGAAGATGCTCTGCCGCCTGATCGGCGAGGATATCCGCCTCACCTTCAAGCCGGCCACCTCGATCTGGACGGTGCTTATCGACCCGTCCCAGGTGGACCAGATCCTCATGAACCTGTCGGCCAATTCACGCGACGCCATGCCCGACGGGGGCATCCTGAACATCGAAACCGCCAACATCCGTCTGGACCCGGATTACTGCCGGCATCACTCCGGCTGCTCCCCCGGCGACTACGTCAAGCTGACCGTGAGCGATACCGGCATCGGTATGGACCGCGAGACCCGGGAGCACATCTTCGAGCCCTTCTTCACCACCAAGGGACTGGGGGTGGGGACCGGGCTCGGGCTCGCCACCGTGTACGGCATTGTTTCCCAGAACAACGGGTTCATCACGGTCTACAGCGAACCGGGTCACGGCACCGTGTTCACCATCTACCTGCCGCGCCTGCCCGACGCCGAGGCCGACGAGCAGGAGGTCGATGTCGCCATCCCCTCCACCGGCAGCGGCACAGTGCTCCTGGTGGAGGACGAGGAGATGCTCTTGTGGACCACGACCCGGATGCTCGAGGAGATGGGCTACACGGTGATCCAGGCACAGAGGCCGGCCCAGGCCATCGAAATCTGCGACAAGGGAGAGCCGATCGATCTGGTGCTGACCGACGTGGTGATGCCGGGGATGAACGGGAGGGAGATGGCCGAGCGGATCAGGGCGGTCCGCCCGGAGGTGAAGGTACTCTTCATGTCGGGCTACACCGCCGACATCGTGGCACAGCGCGGCATCGTCGAGGAAGGGATGCACTACATCCCCAAACCGCTGGACGCGAGGAAACTGAACGAGAAGATCACGCAGATGCTGGCGCCTTGA
- a CDS encoding PTS sugar transporter subunit IIA, whose product MDSLLDALQEGRLLEIPDDYDKEDALRFLAHILEAVPSLPPDTDVAGLILAKEGTSKTALGKGWACPDARVPFEEDLICVVGWSPKGIDYGSPDGKPVKVIAMYLVPENQRSNYLREVSLLAKALEIYPEIERLNAADSLNDIRDHLLDLISTTKGTVGPDSRARMIRLQGRAAAVEPAPYDLANLIVEPITILVGDGLKPVVLGHDQALVELLEGFQGLAGELTGHSAFNTGGWRIVKRKEASFTGERHLIDCLALKTSGGK is encoded by the coding sequence ATGGACAGCTTGCTCGACGCACTACAGGAAGGACGTCTCCTCGAGATACCTGACGACTACGACAAGGAAGATGCGCTGCGCTTCCTGGCCCACATCCTCGAGGCCGTGCCGTCGCTGCCGCCCGACACCGACGTAGCGGGGCTGATCCTCGCTAAGGAGGGGACGTCCAAGACTGCTCTCGGCAAGGGATGGGCCTGCCCCGACGCCCGCGTCCCCTTCGAGGAAGACCTGATCTGCGTCGTCGGCTGGAGCCCGAAGGGGATCGACTACGGCTCACCGGACGGCAAGCCGGTCAAGGTGATCGCCATGTACCTGGTCCCGGAGAACCAGCGCAGCAACTACCTGCGCGAGGTTTCCCTCCTGGCCAAGGCCCTGGAGATCTACCCGGAGATCGAGCGGCTCAACGCGGCCGACAGCCTGAACGACATCCGCGACCACCTGCTCGACCTGATCAGTACCACCAAGGGAACCGTCGGCCCCGACTCCCGCGCCCGGATGATCCGCCTGCAGGGACGGGCAGCCGCGGTGGAACCCGCTCCCTACGACCTGGCCAACCTGATCGTAGAACCGATCACCATCCTGGTGGGCGACGGTCTGAAACCGGTGGTGCTCGGCCACGACCAGGCTCTGGTGGAGCTCCTGGAAGGCTTCCAGGGGCTGGCCGGGGAGTTGACCGGGCACAGCGCCTTCAACACCGGCGGCTGGCGCATCGTCAAACGCAAGGAGGCCTCCTTCACCGGGGAACGCCACCTCATCGACTGTCTCGCCCTCAAGACGTCCGGAGGGAAATGA